In the Alkalispirochaeta americana genome, one interval contains:
- the rhuM gene encoding RhuM family protein, producing the protein MSQSEIILYKTEDGAVKIDTIFQNETIWLTQKKMAELFDVQRPAITKHLKNIFESGELDEKVVSSILEHTTQHGAIVGKTQTKETKYYNLDAIIAVGYRVNSNRATQFRIWATAILKEYIIKGFAMDDERLKQSERWDYFDEWLERIRDIRASERRFYQKIRDIYTTAIDYDKTSEAAQIFFKKYRIKCSGRLPVKPPQN; encoded by the coding sequence ATGAGCCAATCCGAAATTATTCTCTATAAAACCGAAGACGGAGCCGTCAAAATAGACACAATCTTCCAAAACGAAACCATCTGGCTGACACAAAAAAAGATGGCTGAACTCTTCGATGTCCAGAGACCGGCTATAACGAAGCACCTGAAAAACATCTTTGAAAGCGGTGAGCTCGATGAGAAAGTGGTTAGTTCCATTTTGGAACATACCACTCAACATGGCGCTATAGTAGGTAAAACCCAGACAAAAGAGACAAAATACTACAATCTTGATGCCATTATCGCCGTAGGCTACCGGGTAAACTCCAACCGGGCTACCCAGTTCAGAATCTGGGCAACGGCAATTTTGAAAGAGTATATCATCAAGGGTTTTGCCATGGATGATGAAAGGCTCAAACAATCTGAGCGGTGGGACTATTTTGACGAATGGCTTGAACGAATTCGGGATATTCGAGCCTCTGAGAGGCGGTTCTACCAAAAAATCAGGGATATTTATACCACTGCAATTGATTACGACAAAACTTCCGAAGCGGCACAGATTTTCTTTAAAAAGTACAGAATAAAATGCTCTGGGCGACTACCGGTAAAACCGCCGCAGAACTAA
- a CDS encoding ribonuclease HII, which translates to MAGQKKKNQAHPPPVPGACGIDEAGRGPLAGPVTAAAVVLPPRMEVPGLADSKALSPKKRASLRDILISGGAWIGRGWVWPEEIDRLNIHHASLLAMRRAWEDLLLLLDSCPPGEAPHLRAILVDGPHVPPELPMPPGLSLPVRAVVGGDNLYREIMAASIIAKTERDSWMEDYDSRDPRYGFARHKGYPTKNHKEALVRHGPCPIHRRSFRGVLA; encoded by the coding sequence ATGGCCGGACAAAAGAAGAAGAATCAAGCCCACCCCCCCCCTGTTCCGGGGGCGTGCGGTATAGACGAGGCCGGACGGGGCCCTCTGGCCGGCCCGGTAACGGCCGCTGCCGTGGTGCTGCCGCCCCGGATGGAGGTTCCAGGGCTGGCTGATTCCAAGGCGCTTTCTCCGAAAAAGAGAGCATCTCTCCGGGATATTCTGATTTCAGGGGGCGCATGGATAGGTCGGGGCTGGGTGTGGCCCGAAGAGATCGACAGGCTGAACATTCACCATGCGTCGCTTCTGGCGATGCGCCGGGCCTGGGAGGATTTGCTTTTGCTTCTTGATAGTTGCCCGCCGGGCGAGGCTCCGCATCTACGAGCGATTCTTGTGGACGGGCCTCATGTGCCCCCGGAGCTCCCCATGCCACCGGGGCTTTCGCTGCCGGTCCGGGCAGTTGTGGGAGGGGACAACCTCTACCGGGAGATCATGGCCGCCTCAATTATTGCCAAGACCGAACGAGATTCCTGGATGGAAGACTACGATAGCCGGGACCCCCGCTACGGCTTTGCCCGGCACAAGGGATACCCCACAAAAAACCACAAAGAGGCCCTGGTCCGCCACGGCCCCTGCCCGATCCATCGTCGATCGTTCAGAGGCGTCCTGGCCTAA
- a CDS encoding virulence RhuM family protein, protein MDVYFHDETLWLTQKLIAELFGKGRSTITEHLKNIFAEGELQEELVCRKFRHTTDHGAIEGKTQQKEVLYYNLRAITAVGYRVNSHRATEFRKWATEILHEYIIKGFAMDDERLKQIKHFGQDYFDELLERIREIRLSERRLYQKVTDIYALSADYDRNDKTTKEFFATVQNKMHWAIQGKTAAEIIYTEADAQKLYMGLKTWKNEPSGKILKSDVTIAKNYLNQEHLKELERIVSAYLDLAENRARRGIVTNMKDWVQFLDKFLALSDYPILLDKGEISALEAKIKAEGEYDKFRIIQDKQYISDFDEEVRKLIGKDTGGNNDDN, encoded by the coding sequence ATCGATGTCTATTTTCATGATGAAACACTCTGGCTGACCCAGAAACTGATTGCTGAGCTGTTCGGAAAAGGGCGATCCACTATCACCGAGCACCTGAAAAACATTTTTGCCGAGGGCGAACTACAAGAAGAACTGGTGTGTCGGAAATTCCGACATACCACTGACCATGGGGCAATAGAAGGCAAAACTCAACAAAAAGAGGTTCTTTATTACAATCTTCGGGCCATTACCGCTGTGGGCTACCGGGTCAATTCGCACCGGGCGACGGAGTTCCGCAAATGGGCTACCGAGATTCTGCATGAATACATCATCAAAGGTTTTGCCATGGATGATGAACGCCTCAAGCAAATCAAGCACTTTGGGCAGGATTACTTCGATGAGCTTCTGGAACGCATTCGAGAAATCCGCCTCAGTGAACGCAGACTTTATCAGAAGGTTACGGATATCTATGCCCTTTCCGCTGATTATGACCGCAATGACAAAACCACCAAAGAGTTTTTTGCCACCGTGCAAAACAAAATGCACTGGGCTATTCAGGGTAAAACTGCCGCAGAAATCATCTATACCGAAGCCGACGCGCAAAAGCTCTACATGGGACTAAAGACCTGGAAAAATGAGCCCAGCGGGAAAATTCTGAAATCCGATGTGACCATCGCGAAGAACTATCTCAATCAGGAACATCTCAAAGAGTTGGAACGAATCGTCTCAGCCTACCTGGACTTGGCCGAAAACCGCGCTCGCCGAGGCATAGTGACGAACATGAAAGACTGGGTGCAATTTTTGGACAAATTCCTGGCTCTTTCAGATTATCCCATTCTGCTGGACAAAGGTGAAATCTCAGCTCTGGAAGCAAAAATCAAAGCTGAAGGCGAATATGATAAATTTCGGATTATTCAGGATAAACAGTACATTTCCGACTTTGACGAAGAAGTCAGGAAACTAATTGGAAAAGATACAGGCGGTAACAATGACGACAACTAA
- a CDS encoding DUF3276 family protein: protein MGVRGELFSARVRSNNDRRTYFFNIKENRNKDLFLTIVESKKQDSGEEFERHQVVVFEDDFHLFGKGMERVMEFLREHRGKSEVKRWERPAETREERDDFSRRDNDSRPPRRPYGDQGDHRDRPRRDNDSRPPRRPYGDQGDHRDRPRRDNDSRPPRRPYGDQGDHRDRPRRDNDSRPPRRPYGDQGDHRDRPRRDNDSRPPRRPYGDQGDHRDRPRRDNDSRPPRKPYGKQGDRPRPRRDNDSRPPRKPYGKQGDRPRRDGEDRRED, encoded by the coding sequence ATGGGAGTTCGGGGAGAGTTGTTTTCTGCCCGGGTGCGCAGCAATAATGATCGGCGCACCTATTTTTTTAATATCAAGGAAAACAGGAATAAAGATCTGTTTCTCACGATAGTCGAGAGCAAGAAGCAGGATTCGGGTGAAGAATTCGAGCGTCACCAGGTGGTGGTTTTCGAGGATGATTTTCATCTTTTTGGCAAGGGCATGGAGCGGGTCATGGAGTTTCTTCGGGAGCATCGTGGCAAGTCGGAAGTAAAACGGTGGGAGCGCCCTGCGGAAACCCGGGAAGAACGGGATGATTTCTCACGGCGGGACAACGATTCGCGCCCGCCCCGCAGGCCCTACGGCGATCAGGGCGATCACCGGGACCGGCCACGGCGGGACAACGATTCGCGCCCGCCCCGCAGACCCTACGGCGACCAGGGGGATCACCGGGACCGGCCACGGCGGGACAACGATTCGCGCCCGCCCCGCAGACCCTACGGCGACCAGGGCGATCACCGAGACCGGCCGCGGCGGGACAACGATTCGCGCCCGCCCCGCAGACCCTACGGCGACCAGGGCGATCACCGGGACCGGCCGCGGCGGGACAACGATTCGCGCCCGCCCCGCAGGCCCTACGGCGACCAGGGCGATCACCGGGACCGGCCACGGCGGGACAACGATTCGCGCCCGCCCCGCAAGCCCTACGGCAAGCAGGGTGACCGGCCCCGGCCGCGGCGGGACAACGACTCCCGTCCGCCCCGTAAGCCCTACGGCAAGCAGGGTGACCGGCCGCGCCGGGACGGCGAAGATCGCCGGGAAGATTAG
- a CDS encoding transposase has translation MKSITEIIGGAQILFDISFDIQDSFEEYLTMKHRAFLHVLRIAEEHFPAVASSYRGRGRRPHDDIAIIRAFMAKSFFQIETTTSLVDRLRGDSSLRHICGFTVVPSSSTFRCLSTKKSPELRRSLMDQAPGFL, from the coding sequence ATGAAAAGTATAACAGAAATTATTGGTGGTGCACAGATTCTTTTCGATATCTCTTTTGATATTCAGGATTCTTTTGAAGAGTACCTGACCATGAAGCATCGAGCCTTCCTGCATGTGTTACGAATTGCCGAAGAGCATTTTCCTGCTGTTGCCTCCAGCTATCGTGGCCGGGGTCGCAGACCGCACGATGACATCGCAATAATTCGGGCGTTTATGGCCAAATCGTTTTTCCAGATTGAAACGACAACATCTTTGGTTGACCGCTTGCGAGGTGATTCATCGCTGCGCCACATATGCGGATTTACGGTCGTACCCAGTTCGTCGACATTCCGGTGTTTGTCAACAAAGAAGTCACCTGAATTACGCCGCTCTTTGATGGATCAGGCGCCTGGTTTCCTGTGA
- a CDS encoding chromosome segregation SMC family protein — MFLKSIDLFGFKSFAEKSHIQFTDGISALIGPNGCGKSNVVDAVKWVLGEQATKSLRAERMEDIIFNGTDTRKPLNVAEVTLTLENDGVLPLDFPEITIRRRLFRSGESEYFVNGAPVKLRDVRELFYDTGIGKTAYSIMEQGKIDQILSTRPEDRRALFEEAAGITRYKMRGREADRKLERTEANMHEVDSVLTEVRRSYDTLKRQAEKTTSYRALREEQFNLEVDLQVARLLQYREQEEQFQERSGTARQERDNLKQAIDGLNEKLESELSRVNSMESRLVEVQKRLYGLELEKSSRTERIALIRNQQAQLEDQIEAERGRLKGLSRKAEEQEQAAATAERSEEETRLQISEVDKTVATVQDRIARSQERQKEAREQIRQAEQTITANERSVTECQKELRAVTDELVGALDTKLKESGYSSAERARHEETLKAALDQMEITLRGRREALQDHLRLGGVEERRAAAEQAFSALEEALGALSEAVERYQGAIPRFLDDFLAPEGTMTRKRSLDDNVEKLQEANRGLREKIRDLNEEIQALQQTIDTERENLEQMKLNRVQLENRAGALLEAARRHRREMEETRRHQKELETRIEGDQRRARELEGQTVALQKEHDDLARQEQELRQELKRLEQDIAGNNKSLQAEEEKLRRSMQALAQAQSKLEGLQVKLAEKRTEVRGLYDSFSERHGRDLREFEGRQPSFEGDQKQLRDEMTRVRGELKELGSVNLMAVEEFAEVSDRYEFLSGQLADLRTARDDLVRVTAEIRRESQQLFVETYNRVRKNFHTIFRRLFGGGRAELRLIDPDNVLDSGIDILVQPPGKKLESITLLSGGERSLTAVALLFATFMVRPAPFTLLDEIDAALDEHNVGRFVNMLHEFSEQSQFIVITHNKKTVAGANTLLGVTMQESGVSQIVALRIDGQDGKQGQKGKPGQDETDDRAQAGDQNDQEPQLALDDTKE; from the coding sequence GTGTTTCTGAAAAGTATCGACCTCTTTGGATTTAAATCGTTCGCAGAGAAAAGCCATATCCAGTTTACCGACGGCATCTCGGCGCTTATCGGCCCGAACGGGTGCGGCAAGAGCAACGTCGTAGATGCTGTGAAATGGGTTTTGGGGGAGCAGGCCACAAAAAGTCTGCGGGCCGAGCGAATGGAAGATATCATCTTTAACGGGACCGACACCCGAAAACCCCTGAATGTGGCCGAGGTTACCTTGACCCTGGAAAACGATGGGGTCCTGCCCCTGGATTTCCCGGAAATCACCATACGCCGCCGCCTTTTCCGCAGTGGCGAGAGCGAGTACTTTGTGAACGGCGCTCCGGTAAAACTGCGGGATGTGCGGGAGCTCTTCTACGATACGGGAATCGGCAAGACAGCCTACTCGATCATGGAGCAGGGCAAGATTGATCAGATACTCTCCACTCGCCCTGAAGACAGGCGGGCACTGTTCGAAGAAGCTGCGGGAATTACCCGCTACAAGATGCGGGGGCGCGAGGCGGACCGGAAGCTGGAACGAACCGAGGCAAACATGCACGAGGTTGATTCGGTCCTGACCGAGGTTCGCCGCAGTTACGATACCCTGAAACGCCAGGCAGAAAAGACCACCTCCTACCGGGCGCTCCGGGAAGAGCAGTTTAATCTTGAGGTGGACCTGCAGGTTGCACGATTGCTTCAGTACCGGGAGCAGGAGGAGCAGTTCCAGGAGCGCTCCGGGACAGCCCGGCAGGAGCGGGATAACCTGAAGCAGGCGATCGACGGCCTGAACGAGAAGCTTGAGAGCGAGCTTTCCCGGGTCAACTCCATGGAATCACGCCTGGTGGAGGTTCAAAAGCGCCTCTACGGACTGGAGCTCGAAAAAAGCTCCCGCACCGAGCGGATTGCTCTTATCAGAAATCAGCAGGCCCAGCTGGAGGACCAGATCGAGGCCGAGCGGGGGCGCCTGAAGGGGCTTTCCCGCAAGGCCGAGGAGCAGGAGCAGGCCGCTGCCACAGCAGAGCGGTCCGAGGAGGAGACGCGCCTCCAGATCAGCGAGGTGGACAAGACCGTTGCGACAGTCCAGGACCGGATTGCCCGGAGCCAGGAGCGCCAGAAAGAGGCCCGGGAGCAAATTCGTCAGGCGGAACAGACCATCACAGCCAACGAGCGCAGCGTGACGGAGTGCCAGAAAGAACTGCGGGCCGTTACCGACGAGCTTGTGGGAGCACTCGATACAAAATTGAAGGAATCGGGCTATTCCAGCGCTGAACGGGCCCGCCACGAAGAAACCCTGAAGGCCGCTCTGGACCAGATGGAAATCACTCTTCGGGGTCGCCGGGAGGCGTTGCAGGATCATCTGCGTCTTGGCGGGGTGGAAGAGCGCAGGGCAGCGGCGGAACAGGCCTTTTCTGCCCTGGAAGAGGCTCTGGGGGCTCTCTCGGAGGCTGTCGAGCGCTACCAGGGGGCGATCCCCCGGTTTCTCGACGACTTTCTTGCTCCCGAGGGAACCATGACCCGCAAGCGGTCGCTCGATGACAACGTAGAAAAGCTCCAGGAGGCAAACCGGGGGCTGCGCGAAAAAATCCGGGATCTCAACGAGGAGATCCAGGCCTTGCAGCAGACCATCGATACCGAGCGGGAAAACCTGGAGCAGATGAAACTCAACCGGGTCCAGCTGGAAAACCGTGCCGGTGCTCTCCTTGAGGCCGCGCGCCGGCATCGCCGCGAAATGGAAGAGACCCGGCGTCACCAGAAAGAGCTGGAAACGCGGATCGAGGGTGATCAGCGCAGGGCCCGGGAGCTGGAAGGCCAGACGGTGGCTCTTCAGAAAGAACACGACGATCTGGCCCGGCAGGAGCAGGAGCTGCGACAGGAACTGAAGCGGCTTGAGCAGGATATTGCGGGGAACAACAAAAGCCTCCAGGCCGAGGAGGAAAAACTTCGCCGGTCCATGCAGGCTCTGGCCCAGGCCCAGTCAAAACTGGAGGGGCTTCAGGTAAAGCTTGCCGAGAAACGCACCGAGGTCCGGGGCCTCTATGACAGCTTTTCCGAACGTCACGGCCGCGATCTGAGAGAGTTCGAGGGGCGGCAACCCTCCTTCGAAGGCGATCAGAAACAGCTCCGTGACGAAATGACCCGCGTTCGGGGGGAGCTCAAGGAATTGGGAAGCGTGAACCTCATGGCCGTTGAGGAGTTTGCCGAAGTCTCGGATCGCTACGAGTTCCTTTCAGGGCAGCTTGCAGACCTCAGGACCGCCCGGGACGATCTTGTCCGCGTTACGGCGGAGATTCGTCGGGAATCGCAGCAACTCTTTGTGGAGACCTACAACCGGGTCCGGAAAAACTTTCATACCATCTTCCGTCGCCTCTTCGGGGGAGGCCGGGCGGAGTTGCGCCTGATTGATCCGGATAACGTTCTCGATTCCGGTATCGATATTCTGGTTCAGCCCCCGGGAAAAAAGCTGGAAAGTATTACCCTTCTCTCGGGAGGGGAGCGAAGCCTGACGGCGGTAGCCTTGCTCTTCGCGACTTTCATGGTCCGTCCTGCCCCCTTTACGCTCCTTGACGAGATCGATGCAGCCCTGGACGAGCATAACGTGGGGCGCTTTGTGAATATGCTCCACGAGTTCTCTGAGCAGTCTCAGTTTATCGTGATCACCCATAACAAGAAGACCGTGGCAGGCGCAAACACCCTCCTGGGTGTAACCATGCAGGAAAGTGGAGTGAGCCAGATCGTCGCCTTGCGGATCGATGGCCAGGACGGGAAACAGGGCCAGAAGGGAAAACCGGGCCAGGATGAGACTGACGACAGGGCACAAGCCGGCGATCAGAACGACCAGGAGCCTCAGCTGGCCCTGGACGACACAAAGGAGTAG